In the Thermodesulfovibrio yellowstonii DSM 11347 genome, one interval contains:
- a CDS encoding 4Fe-4S dicluster domain-containing protein, giving the protein MKDNEKCVGCLICMFACGRAHQAAGLESSCIKVRSQGGISRGFSVFVCRGCDDPPCARACPEDALIVRKTGGVLLKEERCTGCGYCVKACILDAIGWNNGKNKPVICIQCGECAKSCHYKVLEFVRK; this is encoded by the coding sequence GTGAAGGATAATGAAAAATGTGTTGGATGCCTTATCTGTATGTTTGCCTGCGGAAGGGCACATCAGGCTGCTGGACTTGAAAGTTCTTGTATAAAGGTGCGTTCTCAGGGTGGAATCTCAAGAGGTTTTTCAGTATTTGTATGCCGAGGTTGTGATGACCCTCCATGTGCTCGTGCTTGTCCAGAAGATGCATTGATTGTAAGAAAAACAGGAGGAGTTTTGCTTAAAGAAGAAAGATGCACAGGATGTGGTTACTGTGTCAAAGCCTGTATTCTTGATGCAATAGGATGGAATAATGGGAAAAATAAGCCTGTTATATGTATTCAATGTGGAGAGTGTGCTAAAAGCTGCCATTATAAAGTTCTGGAGTTTGTAAGAAAATGA
- a CDS encoding aldehyde ferredoxin oxidoreductase family protein: protein MIKEDPLNRVLYIDLTKKKFWIEERPELFTKYIGGTGVAIRLLHENCPNDIDPFSPDNPIIFAVGPLNGLFPIASKTVAMFKSPHTGNLGESHAGGRSAIAIRMAGYGAIVIKGKSERPCYIAIHSDKVYFRDATTLWGVKEGLSVGSLIRRQEPGAGLRTIMRIGPAGEKLISYSCVTLETYRHFGRLGLGAVFGSKNLKAVVISGKRDINVTNFKEYKQLYEELLLQLAESEKMKKYHELGTPANILPLSFSKGIPIKNLLTNEIEKIENISGESFAEKHLGRRVACSHCPVACIHLATLRKPYEDEPYFYRTVYLSYDYELIYALGSMLGITSSEDVLKLIEAVEDMGLDAISTGVILAWITEAFEKGIINETMTDGIVPEWGNTECYVELIRKIVYSNNELFNDLRRGIDYTSSKYGGKDFALTYGKNEMPGYHTGYGAHIGYLFGARHSHLDSAGYAIDREAMTTQKTVEELVERIIKEEQWRQILSSLVICFFAREIYTSDVIHKCLKLSGFGFSEEELSEIGREIYADKYRFKIKCGFDIDNLSLPKRVFEIPTSLGFIDKDFTDKAIVLLKEKIKSLL from the coding sequence ATGATTAAAGAAGATCCTTTAAATAGAGTTCTATACATTGACCTTACAAAGAAAAAGTTCTGGATTGAGGAAAGACCTGAACTTTTTACAAAATATATTGGTGGAACAGGTGTTGCAATAAGGCTTTTGCATGAAAACTGTCCCAATGATATAGACCCATTTTCTCCTGATAATCCTATAATCTTTGCTGTGGGACCATTAAATGGACTTTTTCCGATAGCATCAAAAACAGTTGCCATGTTTAAGTCTCCTCATACAGGAAATCTTGGTGAATCTCATGCAGGAGGCAGAAGTGCAATTGCTATAAGAATGGCAGGATATGGAGCAATAGTTATAAAAGGAAAAAGTGAACGCCCATGCTATATTGCTATCCATTCAGACAAAGTATATTTTAGAGATGCTACAACTTTATGGGGGGTAAAAGAAGGATTATCAGTTGGGAGTCTTATAAGAAGGCAAGAGCCAGGTGCAGGTCTCAGAACAATAATGAGAATAGGTCCAGCAGGTGAAAAACTGATAAGTTATTCCTGCGTTACACTTGAAACTTACAGACATTTTGGGAGACTGGGATTGGGCGCTGTATTCGGGAGTAAAAATTTGAAAGCTGTTGTTATATCAGGCAAAAGAGACATAAATGTAACAAACTTTAAAGAATACAAACAACTCTATGAAGAGTTATTATTGCAACTTGCTGAATCGGAAAAAATGAAAAAATATCATGAACTTGGTACGCCTGCTAATATTCTTCCGCTTAGTTTTTCAAAAGGGATTCCTATAAAAAATCTTTTAACAAATGAAATTGAAAAAATTGAAAACATATCAGGTGAGTCTTTTGCAGAAAAACATCTCGGTAGGCGAGTTGCTTGCTCTCACTGCCCTGTTGCTTGTATTCATTTAGCTACTTTACGAAAACCCTATGAAGATGAACCATACTTTTATAGAACGGTTTATCTTTCATATGATTACGAATTAATTTATGCTCTTGGCTCAATGCTTGGAATAACTTCTTCTGAAGATGTATTAAAACTTATTGAAGCTGTAGAAGATATGGGACTTGACGCTATATCAACAGGTGTTATTTTAGCCTGGATTACAGAAGCTTTTGAAAAAGGTATCATAAATGAAACTATGACTGATGGAATTGTTCCTGAATGGGGAAACACAGAATGCTATGTAGAACTCATAAGAAAAATTGTCTACAGCAATAATGAACTTTTCAACGATTTGAGAAGAGGCATTGACTATACATCATCCAAATATGGTGGAAAAGATTTCGCTCTTACCTATGGTAAAAATGAGATGCCAGGATATCACACTGGTTATGGTGCTCATATTGGTTATCTCTTTGGGGCAAGGCATAGTCATCTTGACAGCGCTGGATATGCAATTGACAGAGAAGCAATGACAACTCAAAAAACTGTAGAGGAGTTAGTGGAAAGAATTATTAAAGAAGAACAATGGAGGCAGATACTGTCAAGTCTTGTTATATGTTTTTTTGCAAGAGAAATATATACTTCCGATGTGATTCATAAGTGTTTAAAACTATCGGGATTTGGCTTTAGTGAAGAGGAGCTTTCAGAAATTGGAAGAGAAATTTATGCTGATAAATATAGATTTAAAATTAAATGCGGCTTTGATATTGATAACCTGAGTTTACCCAAAAGAGTATTTGAAATTCCAACAAGCTTGGGATTTATTGACAAAGACTTTACAGACAAGGCAATTGTTTTATTAAAAGAAAAAATTAAAAGTTTGTTATAA
- a CDS encoding NfeD family protein produces the protein MANRELLNKHLLSLIKYFICLLISFLSTSVYAKEIIVLTVNGVINPPHAEYTIKGIQKAHEQNAEAVIIQLDTPGGLDTSMRSIIKEMLNSQIPIVVYVSPKGARAASAGAFITLAAHIAAMAPGTNIGAAHPVAMGGEKMDKTMAEKITNDAVAYIKSIAKQRGRNIEWAEQAVRKSISSTETEALKLKVIDLIADDLNSLMKDINGMKVKTARGEVTLNTKTAKINKIEMNFREKLLNFISDPNIAYILLMIGIYGIIFELSNPGAILPGVIGAISLILAFYSLQTLPINYAAAGLILLGVILFILELKFTSHGLLTLGGVICFILGSIMLFDTANPLFKLSLSVIIPVTLVTALFFGVLLRLAYKAHKRKPVTGVEELIGLKGIAKTDIDRHRGMVMVHGELWQAVSDEEIKKDEEIIVEEVKGLTLKVRRAN, from the coding sequence ATGGCAAATAGAGAGTTACTAAATAAACATTTATTATCTTTGATAAAATATTTTATTTGCCTGTTAATCTCTTTTCTTTCTACATCCGTTTATGCAAAAGAGATAATTGTTCTTACAGTAAATGGGGTTATAAATCCACCTCATGCAGAATACACAATAAAGGGAATACAAAAAGCCCATGAACAAAATGCAGAGGCAGTTATAATCCAGCTTGATACACCAGGAGGACTTGATACATCAATGAGAAGCATAATTAAAGAGATGCTTAACTCTCAAATCCCGATTGTTGTGTATGTTTCACCTAAAGGTGCTCGTGCTGCAAGTGCAGGTGCTTTTATAACACTTGCTGCTCATATAGCTGCAATGGCTCCAGGTACGAATATAGGTGCAGCTCATCCTGTTGCTATGGGTGGAGAAAAAATGGATAAAACAATGGCAGAAAAAATAACAAATGACGCAGTTGCATATATTAAATCAATTGCAAAACAAAGAGGAAGAAACATTGAATGGGCTGAGCAAGCAGTAAGGAAAAGTATATCATCCACTGAAACAGAGGCATTGAAACTTAAAGTAATAGATTTAATTGCTGATGATTTAAATAGTCTTATGAAAGACATAAACGGCATGAAAGTAAAAACAGCACGGGGTGAAGTTACTTTAAATACAAAGACTGCAAAAATAAATAAAATTGAAATGAACTTTAGAGAAAAACTCCTTAACTTTATAAGTGACCCTAATATTGCTTATATTCTTTTGATGATCGGGATATATGGGATTATATTTGAACTGAGCAATCCGGGAGCAATACTCCCAGGTGTAATTGGTGCGATTTCTTTAATCCTTGCTTTTTACAGTTTACAAACTCTTCCAATAAACTACGCAGCAGCAGGACTTATTCTTCTTGGAGTAATTTTATTTATTCTTGAGCTCAAATTTACATCTCATGGACTGCTAACACTTGGAGGAGTAATATGTTTTATACTCGGTTCAATAATGCTTTTTGATACAGCAAATCCTTTATTCAAGCTTTCTCTTTCAGTTATTATTCCTGTAACCCTTGTTACAGCCTTATTTTTTGGAGTTTTGTTAAGGCTTGCTTATAAAGCACATAAAAGAAAACCTGTTACAGGAGTTGAAGAACTCATCGGCTTAAAAGGCATAGCAAAAACTGATATTGACAGACACAGGGGAATGGTTATGGTGCATGGAGAACTCTGGCAAGCTGTATCAGATGAAGAAATAAAAAAAGATGAGGAAATTATAGTAGAAGAAGTAAAAGGGCTAACTCTCAAAGTAAGGAGAGCTAATTGA
- a CDS encoding NAD-dependent epimerase/dehydratase family protein encodes MKVLITGATGFIGSHLTEALLNENFDVYCIVRNPLKLRFLQGLNVKIIQGDCSQKETIEKIRWDFDYIFNLSGITKATHPEEFFQSNYLGTKNLVEVVAERNPSLKRFVHVSSLAAVGPCRDGKPVDEKTEPAPISEYGKSKLMGEKAVEFFKDKLPITIIRPPAVYGPRDSDFLTFFKMIKVGVVLYLTEAIYSMIYVNDLVNGIITASKSEKAVGETFFIAESQPYDTHQIVEAISDAVGKRPVKIKIPKGIGMFFIRVFQKFDKKSIINSDKLKELVQPCWVCDTQKAEQLLGFKTKTKLKEGMEWTAKWYRMNQWI; translated from the coding sequence TTGAAAGTTCTGATTACTGGTGCAACGGGTTTTATAGGAAGTCATCTGACAGAGGCTCTTTTGAATGAAAATTTTGACGTTTATTGTATTGTAAGGAATCCTTTGAAGCTTCGTTTCCTTCAGGGATTGAATGTAAAGATAATTCAGGGAGATTGTTCTCAGAAAGAAACCATTGAAAAAATTAGGTGGGATTTTGATTACATTTTTAATTTATCAGGAATTACAAAAGCAACCCATCCTGAAGAATTTTTCCAATCAAACTATCTTGGTACAAAAAATCTTGTAGAAGTAGTAGCTGAGAGGAATCCTTCTCTTAAAAGATTTGTTCATGTAAGCAGTCTTGCAGCTGTAGGACCATGCAGAGATGGAAAACCTGTTGATGAAAAAACAGAACCTGCACCTATATCAGAATATGGAAAAAGCAAATTAATGGGAGAAAAAGCAGTGGAATTTTTCAAAGATAAACTTCCAATTACAATAATAAGACCACCTGCTGTTTATGGACCAAGAGATAGTGATTTTCTTACATTTTTTAAAATGATTAAGGTGGGGGTGGTTTTATATCTTACAGAAGCCATCTATTCAATGATTTATGTGAATGACCTTGTCAATGGCATTATTACTGCTTCAAAGAGTGAAAAAGCAGTTGGTGAAACTTTTTTTATTGCTGAATCTCAGCCATATGACACTCATCAGATAGTTGAGGCTATCTCTGATGCAGTAGGTAAAAGACCTGTCAAAATTAAAATTCCTAAGGGAATCGGAATGTTTTTCATAAGAGTATTTCAAAAATTTGATAAAAAAAGTATAATAAATAGCGATAAACTCAAAGAGCTTGTTCAGCCCTGCTGGGTTTGTGATACACAAAAAGCTGAGCAATTGCTCGGTTTTAAAACAAAAACTAAGTTAAAGGAAGGGATGGAATGGACCGCAAAATGGTACAGAATGAATCAATGGATATGA
- a CDS encoding aminotransferase class I/II-fold pyridoxal phosphate-dependent enzyme: protein MVQNESMDMKKDVFEKCFKFTIAYELQKIGVYPYFRVIESAQGPEVIMNGKKMIMIGSNNYLGLTNHPKVKEAAINAIKKYGTGCAGSRFLNGTLDIHVELEEKLARFMRKEAALIFTTGFQVNLGVISSLIGKDDIVIIDKMDHASIVDGCRLSFGEVKRYKHNDIDDLERILRESEGKPRLVVVDGVFSMEGDIVKLPEVVALCKKYGTRLMVDDAHGIGVLGVTGRGTAEHFGLENEVDMIMGTYSKSLASIGGFIAGQKDVINYIKHFGRSFIFSASPPPASVAAVSAAIDIIESEPERREQLWKNTNKMLKGFKELGFDIGVAETPIIPVIVGEDELAFKFVMMLQEEGVFANVAVSPAVPPGKALIRTSYMATHTDEHLDRVLEAFKKVGKALGVI, encoded by the coding sequence ATGGTACAGAATGAATCAATGGATATGAAAAAAGATGTATTTGAAAAATGTTTTAAATTTACAATAGCATATGAACTTCAAAAAATAGGAGTTTATCCATACTTCAGGGTAATTGAGTCTGCCCAAGGTCCTGAAGTAATAATGAATGGTAAAAAGATGATTATGATAGGCTCAAACAACTATCTTGGGCTTACCAATCATCCAAAGGTTAAAGAGGCTGCAATCAATGCTATTAAAAAATATGGAACAGGATGCGCAGGTTCCAGGTTTTTAAATGGAACGCTTGATATTCATGTGGAACTTGAGGAAAAATTGGCAAGATTCATGAGAAAAGAAGCTGCTTTAATATTTACAACAGGATTTCAGGTAAATCTTGGAGTAATTTCATCATTAATTGGAAAGGATGATATTGTAATCATTGATAAGATGGACCATGCAAGTATTGTTGATGGATGTCGTCTTTCCTTTGGTGAAGTTAAAAGATATAAGCACAATGACATTGATGATTTGGAAAGAATTCTTAGAGAATCTGAAGGGAAGCCCAGGCTTGTAGTAGTTGATGGAGTATTTAGTATGGAAGGAGATATAGTTAAACTTCCAGAAGTTGTAGCTTTATGCAAAAAATATGGTACAAGGCTTATGGTTGATGATGCTCATGGAATAGGAGTGCTTGGAGTAACAGGTCGTGGAACTGCTGAACATTTCGGACTTGAAAATGAAGTTGATATGATAATGGGAACATACAGCAAATCTCTTGCATCAATTGGAGGGTTTATTGCAGGACAAAAGGATGTTATAAACTATATCAAACACTTTGGAAGGTCTTTTATTTTCAGTGCAAGCCCGCCACCTGCATCAGTAGCTGCGGTTTCTGCAGCTATAGACATAATTGAAAGTGAGCCAGAACGCAGGGAACAACTGTGGAAAAATACAAATAAGATGCTTAAAGGATTTAAAGAACTTGGATTTGATATCGGAGTAGCAGAAACACCAATAATTCCAGTAATTGTTGGAGAAGACGAACTGGCATTTAAATTTGTTATGATGCTTCAAGAAGAAGGAGTATTTGCCAATGTGGCTGTATCTCCAGCTGTTCCTCCTGGAAAAGCTCTCATAAGAACAAGTTATATGGCAACTCATACAGATGAGCATCTTGATAGAGTCCTTGAAGCGTTCAAAAAAGTTGGTAAAGCATTAGGAGTAATTTAA
- a CDS encoding type II secretion system protein, with protein MKRGYSIVEILIVIAIMGILAAGILSAYRFIAKENVTKHIVAKQEADVGVLINQLLKDVESAGFGVDVDNLTSTTITSGILKFPSLASREEIWSGCWAVLDNGSLTIKSKNFMGQDCEFPSAWYIILDSITKKNLCPSTLDYLCNDLTGMSGLGFYATTNDDYKYPQSFMVSYSLTQTNLPKECAQGTYNLIKTIGTSGYAGYQANQPIISCVLPNSFKVRAGIQSGGSIIYQDSVSSSDIQSHNLKLFRICLILQVGGKQDTVTTKPQFSTDCGGGPTIDSTWWNNIGRWYRWKVIEQDIQLRNYQ; from the coding sequence ATGAAAAGAGGTTATTCAATTGTTGAAATACTAATTGTAATTGCAATCATGGGTATTTTAGCAGCAGGCATTCTTTCTGCATATAGATTCATAGCAAAGGAAAATGTAACTAAGCATATCGTTGCAAAACAGGAAGCTGATGTAGGAGTTCTTATTAATCAGCTTTTAAAGGATGTTGAATCTGCAGGATTTGGAGTGGACGTTGATAATTTGACTTCAACAACAATAACATCAGGAATTTTAAAGTTTCCTTCATTAGCCTCAAGAGAAGAAATATGGTCAGGATGCTGGGCGGTTTTAGACAATGGTAGCTTAACAATAAAAAGTAAAAACTTTATGGGACAGGACTGCGAATTTCCCAGTGCCTGGTACATTATTCTTGACTCTATAACTAAAAAAAATTTATGCCCTTCAACTCTTGACTATCTATGCAATGACTTAACAGGCATGAGTGGCTTAGGTTTTTATGCTACAACAAATGATGATTATAAATATCCTCAATCTTTTATGGTTAGTTATAGCCTTACACAGACAAACTTACCGAAGGAATGTGCACAGGGAACATATAATCTTATCAAAACAATTGGGACATCAGGATATGCAGGTTATCAGGCAAATCAACCAATTATTTCATGTGTTTTACCAAATAGTTTCAAAGTTAGAGCAGGTATACAAAGTGGTGGTTCAATTATTTATCAGGATTCAGTTTCTTCTTCAGATATTCAAAGTCATAACCTTAAACTATTCCGTATCTGCCTTATTCTTCAGGTTGGTGGAAAGCAGGATACTGTAACAACCAAGCCGCAGTTCAGTACAGACTGTGGAGGAGGTCCAACCATAGATAGCACGTGGTGGAATAATATAGGGAGGTGGTATAGATGGAAGGTAATAGAGCAGGATATTCAATTAAGAAACTATCAATAA
- a CDS encoding type IV pilus modification PilV family protein has protein sequence MEELKLNNKGFTLIELLIAMLIVLIVMLGLLKGILEYNKFSIRAKMKDKATEIAKQFTAYIESLPYVSDGSGIQSILYANNSSWNNVICNSTSCSFFESETDFYNIGSPTGTNPIDGLSSKLRLYPSSNNVNAQCSCSGSNCPSTLPVCTYEGFSGKKIYLAVNIARIIDDYGRETGKAASVMVWYFEPFTNTLKQMTSVVIKEKR, from the coding sequence ATGGAAGAACTCAAATTAAATAATAAAGGTTTCACTCTTATTGAACTTCTTATTGCAATGCTCATTGTACTTATTGTAATGCTTGGTCTTTTAAAAGGAATTCTTGAATATAACAAATTTTCAATAAGAGCAAAAATGAAAGACAAAGCAACGGAAATAGCGAAACAGTTTACAGCTTATATTGAAAGTCTTCCTTATGTAAGTGATGGAAGCGGAATTCAATCAATACTTTATGCAAATAATTCTTCATGGAATAATGTAATCTGTAATTCAACATCTTGCAGTTTTTTTGAAAGTGAGACAGATTTTTACAATATAGGTTCACCTACAGGAACGAACCCAATTGACGGACTTTCTTCAAAATTAAGACTGTATCCTTCATCTAATAATGTAAATGCACAATGTAGCTGTAGTGGTAGTAACTGTCCAAGCACTCTTCCTGTATGCACATATGAAGGATTTTCAGGCAAAAAAATATACTTAGCTGTGAATATTGCAAGAATAATTGATGATTATGGCAGAGAAACAGGTAAAGCAGCTTCAGTTATGGTGTGGTATTTTGAGCCATTTACAAATACTCTTAAGCAGATGACTTCCGTAGTAATTAAGGAAAAAAGATGA
- a CDS encoding prepilin-type N-terminal cleavage/methylation domain-containing protein, translating to MDRKIAGFSILELLIIIAILSILMYVGVSQYTKYKADRELMRQANMLTDEISWIKSQSISKEPYGIVVNIGSYTIFKDSDGNCNFNNAETVKSQSFISGITATVSQTLVFDRKGYPRTITCALGVSSITLKNINNNQKIIEISKYGRTQIK from the coding sequence ATGGATAGAAAAATAGCAGGTTTCAGCATTCTTGAGCTTTTAATAATCATAGCAATTCTGTCAATTCTCATGTATGTTGGTGTTTCCCAGTATACAAAATATAAAGCAGACAGAGAACTCATGAGACAGGCAAATATGCTCACAGATGAAATAAGCTGGATAAAATCTCAATCAATTTCTAAAGAACCCTATGGAATAGTAGTCAATATAGGTAGTTATACAATATTTAAAGATTCAGACGGAAACTGTAACTTTAATAATGCTGAGACTGTTAAATCTCAGAGTTTTATTTCTGGAATAACTGCCACTGTTTCTCAGACATTGGTTTTTGATAGAAAAGGATATCCAAGAACTATAACATGCGCGCTGGGAGTAAGTAGCATCACCTTAAAAAACATTAATAATAATCAAAAAATAATAGAAATAAGCAAATATGGAAGAACTCAAATTAAATAA